The Novipirellula galeiformis genome contains a region encoding:
- a CDS encoding amidohydrolase, translating to MLLRYRTAFFVSALMLGELIVNGPASLAQSTNGSPDRSAANVTSRANWYDQHQKGFLDLYRWLHSHPEVSFQEQETAAMLAGIWREHGFEVTTGVGGHGIVGVMENGDGPVVMLRTDLDALPVTEQTPLPFASTKRIQLEDGSSTGVMHACGHDIHMTNITAVGRYMSEHRDQWSGTLMMIGQPAEERGAGARAMLDDGLFEKFKKPDFALAIHVSADMATGTITVMPGYTMANVDSVDITVKGRGGHGSAPHGTIDPIVQAAELVLSLQMIVSREVKPIEPAVVTVGAIHGGTKHNVIGDQCKLQLTVRSYSEEVRQQVLAAIRRRSLAVAMAHNAPEPDVEISEGTPSLRNNDALATQMAALFAETIGEENLVPGEQSMGGEDFSRYGIAGVPILMYRVGTIDPARLQRFEKLGIPAPTLHSALFYPDAPETLRTSFQTMTAAMLELMKP from the coding sequence ATGCTCCTTCGCTATCGTACCGCGTTCTTTGTCTCGGCATTGATGCTCGGCGAACTGATCGTCAACGGCCCCGCCTCGCTGGCCCAATCAACGAATGGCTCTCCGGATCGCTCGGCTGCAAACGTGACCTCTCGGGCGAATTGGTATGATCAGCACCAAAAAGGCTTTCTCGATCTGTATCGCTGGCTGCACAGCCACCCCGAGGTTTCGTTCCAAGAGCAAGAGACCGCAGCGATGCTGGCCGGCATCTGGCGCGAGCACGGTTTTGAGGTGACCACGGGCGTTGGCGGACATGGCATTGTCGGAGTGATGGAAAACGGCGATGGCCCCGTGGTGATGTTGCGAACCGATTTGGATGCATTGCCGGTGACGGAGCAAACCCCGTTGCCGTTTGCATCGACCAAGCGAATCCAACTCGAGGACGGCAGTAGCACCGGAGTGATGCACGCTTGTGGTCATGATATCCACATGACCAACATCACCGCCGTCGGACGTTACATGAGTGAACATCGCGACCAGTGGTCGGGAACGCTGATGATGATCGGCCAACCCGCCGAAGAGCGTGGTGCCGGCGCCAGGGCGATGCTGGATGATGGTTTGTTCGAAAAGTTCAAGAAGCCTGATTTCGCGTTGGCCATTCACGTTAGCGCGGACATGGCAACGGGGACGATCACTGTGATGCCTGGCTACACGATGGCCAATGTCGATAGCGTCGACATCACGGTCAAAGGACGTGGCGGTCATGGTTCGGCGCCTCATGGGACGATCGATCCGATCGTACAAGCGGCGGAGTTGGTGTTGTCGCTACAGATGATCGTGAGCCGCGAAGTCAAACCGATCGAGCCTGCCGTGGTGACGGTGGGCGCGATTCACGGCGGCACCAAACACAACGTGATTGGCGATCAATGCAAGCTGCAATTGACCGTCCGCAGCTACAGCGAGGAGGTGCGCCAACAAGTGCTCGCGGCGATCCGCCGACGCAGCTTAGCGGTTGCAATGGCTCATAACGCTCCCGAGCCCGATGTGGAAATCAGCGAAGGCACACCCTCGCTGCGCAACAACGATGCCTTGGCGACGCAAATGGCGGCGTTGTTCGCCGAAACCATTGGCGAAGAGAATCTTGTCCCCGGTGAGCAATCGATGGGGGGCGAAGACTTCAGTCGCTACGGCATCGCCGGCGTACCGATCTTGATGTACCGAGTCGGGACGATTGACCCCGCCAGACTGCAGCGTTTTGAGAAACTTGGCATCCCCGCACCGACGCTGCATTCGGCCCTGTTCTATCCCGATGCCCCCGAGACGCTGCGGACAAGTTTCCAAACGATGACCGCGGCGATGTTGGAATTGATGAAACCGTAG
- a CDS encoding DUF1598 domain-containing protein translates to MEFGPLRILRFVASVIAVIGVSASLQAGLNNIQGRQSVGGVMIDAEGMVRNATLAEQHELANAARAALKQAEGEMAEATELRMISLAKLQRQLQASREAGEPISSEVEFLAGLQRIEYVFVDPDKQDIIIAGPAEPWKMLDDGSVVGTVSGKSTMRLADLIVALRTVEDARNGGISCSIEPTADGRQRLQNLLRNVKLRPGQNPAIYEASMKQAFGPQMIHLNGVPQDSRYARVLVAADFEMKRVAMELAPSHVAGLPSYLQMAKNSRHNASQNPRWWMACNYDTMLKSEDALAWKLSGQGVKTLTDQDLVGADGDVKAAGRSDKIAQTWAETMTQKYPELAQKIHVFGDLQNIMDMTVVATLITQERLDQKAGIDLSLLKQESEAVELTSYAVPKALHPQCSFVRGRSGWTVTASGGVDIDAFSVVEKQTVNAAVATEREASLAAASDRWWWNR, encoded by the coding sequence ATGGAATTCGGTCCACTACGCATCCTTCGCTTCGTCGCTTCCGTGATCGCGGTGATCGGCGTGTCCGCATCGCTGCAAGCGGGACTCAATAATATCCAAGGACGTCAGTCCGTCGGGGGGGTGATGATTGATGCCGAAGGGATGGTTCGCAACGCCACCCTCGCCGAGCAACATGAGTTGGCCAATGCCGCCCGCGCCGCGCTGAAGCAGGCTGAGGGCGAGATGGCCGAAGCGACCGAGTTACGAATGATTTCGTTGGCGAAGCTGCAACGCCAATTGCAAGCCAGTCGCGAAGCGGGGGAGCCGATTTCGAGTGAGGTCGAATTTTTGGCCGGATTGCAACGGATCGAGTACGTGTTCGTCGACCCTGACAAGCAAGACATCATCATCGCGGGCCCCGCGGAGCCTTGGAAGATGCTCGACGATGGGAGCGTGGTCGGTACGGTGTCAGGCAAGTCGACGATGCGGTTGGCTGATTTGATTGTCGCCCTTCGCACCGTGGAAGACGCCCGTAACGGTGGCATCAGTTGCTCGATCGAACCGACAGCCGATGGTCGCCAACGATTGCAAAATTTGCTTCGCAACGTGAAGCTACGTCCGGGGCAAAACCCCGCGATTTACGAAGCGTCGATGAAGCAAGCGTTTGGCCCTCAGATGATTCATTTGAATGGCGTTCCGCAAGACAGTCGTTACGCCCGAGTGCTCGTTGCGGCTGACTTTGAAATGAAGCGTGTTGCGATGGAGTTGGCTCCTTCGCATGTCGCCGGGTTGCCGAGCTATTTGCAAATGGCCAAGAACAGCCGTCACAACGCATCGCAAAATCCGCGTTGGTGGATGGCATGCAACTACGACACGATGCTAAAAAGCGAAGATGCGTTGGCTTGGAAATTGTCAGGCCAAGGGGTGAAAACGTTGACCGATCAAGATTTGGTGGGTGCCGATGGCGATGTCAAAGCCGCCGGGCGTAGCGATAAGATCGCTCAAACTTGGGCCGAAACGATGACCCAAAAGTATCCCGAGTTGGCACAAAAGATTCATGTCTTTGGCGATCTCCAGAACATTATGGACATGACCGTCGTGGCAACCTTGATCACCCAAGAACGCCTCGATCAAAAGGCCGGTATCGATCTCTCGCTGCTCAAGCAAGAGAGCGAAGCGGTTGAGTTGACCTCGTACGCCGTTCCCAAAGCCCTGCATCCTCAGTGCAGTTTTGTTCGCGGTCGCAGCGGTTGGACCGTGACCGCATCTGGGGGCGTCGACATCGATGCCTTCTCGGTGGTTGAGAAACAGACCGTCAACGCCGCCGTCGCGACCGAGCGAGAAGCATCGCTCGCCGCCGCAAGCGACCGTTGGTGGTGGAACCGCTAA
- a CDS encoding 7-carboxy-7-deazaguanine synthase QueE produces the protein MLRISETFASRQGEGLLTGTDSFFIRTSGCNLRCWFCDTPYASWRPEGDPVSLDALVQAVAEADVRHVVLTGGEPLLPKESVRLCAMLRERGYHITIETAGTIDRDIACDLMSISPKFRTSTPDAKAHPRWSALHEQRRMPIETMHKLIRQSGDHQIKFVVDNKSDFDELQAIVEQLDVPADKVWVMPQGINEDDLDQAATWLRPWTTEQGYRYCDRMQIRWYGNRRGT, from the coding sequence ATGCTGCGCATTTCAGAAACATTTGCAAGCCGTCAAGGCGAAGGCCTGTTGACCGGAACGGACAGTTTTTTCATCCGTACGAGCGGTTGTAATTTACGCTGCTGGTTCTGTGACACCCCCTACGCATCGTGGCGTCCCGAAGGCGACCCGGTTTCGCTCGACGCGCTCGTCCAAGCGGTCGCCGAGGCCGACGTTCGCCACGTCGTGCTGACCGGTGGTGAACCGCTGCTGCCCAAGGAATCGGTGCGATTGTGCGCGATGTTACGTGAGCGGGGCTACCACATCACGATCGAGACGGCGGGCACGATCGATCGTGATATCGCCTGCGATCTGATGTCGATCAGCCCCAAATTTCGTACCAGCACGCCGGACGCCAAGGCCCATCCGCGGTGGAGTGCGTTGCACGAGCAGCGGCGGATGCCCATCGAAACGATGCACAAATTGATTCGACAATCCGGCGATCATCAAATCAAGTTTGTCGTCGACAACAAAAGCGATTTCGACGAGCTACAAGCCATCGTCGAGCAACTTGACGTTCCCGCAGACAAGGTTTGGGTCATGCCCCAGGGGATCAACGAAGACGATCTCGACCAGGCTGCAACATGGTTGCGGCCTTGGACGACCGAGCAAGGCTATCGGTACTGTGACCGCATGCAAATCCGCTGGTACGGCAATCGCCGCGGCACCTAA
- a CDS encoding RtcB family protein, with protein MKTRELCNLGVPKGTAMQIAKKAIPLAVQSGLGHRELRDRIATVVETPNAYLEHEIWGELATELSGVFAAQARYVGREQPAAWRQWGEDLEPTAVQQMANACQLPVSVRGALMPDAHQGYGLPIGGVLATQNCVIPYAVGVDIACRMKMTVLDMPPQALDNQRDRLRSSIERETQFGIGARFRNPRQHDVMDADWNVSHITQENRDRAWKQLGTSGSGNHFVEFGTLTLDADDLGLQAGTYLSLLSHSGSRGTGAAVCDYYSRVAKQMHPELPRELVNLAWLDLDSQAGAEYWAAMNLMGQYAAANHACIHQAIAENLGVEVLLDIENHHNFAWKETHAGEELIVHRKGATPAGKGVLGIIPGSMGTPGYVVRGKGVESSLQSAAHGAGRKMSRTAAKRKFRWNEVKRFLDQRGVTLMSAGLDEVPMAYKDIETVMAAQQDLVQPIARFDPKLVKMAEAGERPED; from the coding sequence ATGAAAACGCGTGAACTGTGCAACTTGGGCGTTCCCAAAGGAACGGCGATGCAGATCGCCAAGAAAGCCATTCCATTGGCGGTCCAATCCGGCCTCGGGCACCGCGAACTTCGTGATCGGATCGCGACAGTCGTCGAGACGCCCAACGCCTATCTCGAACACGAAATTTGGGGAGAATTGGCGACCGAACTCTCCGGCGTGTTTGCCGCTCAAGCCCGTTACGTCGGACGCGAACAACCGGCCGCGTGGCGACAATGGGGCGAAGATCTCGAACCTACCGCCGTGCAACAAATGGCCAACGCGTGTCAGTTGCCGGTGTCCGTTCGCGGTGCGCTCATGCCCGATGCGCACCAAGGTTATGGATTGCCGATCGGTGGCGTTTTAGCAACCCAAAATTGTGTGATCCCCTATGCGGTCGGCGTCGATATCGCGTGCCGCATGAAAATGACGGTTCTCGATATGCCCCCCCAAGCCCTCGACAACCAACGAGACCGATTGCGAAGCTCGATTGAGCGAGAGACTCAATTTGGTATTGGAGCTCGTTTCCGAAACCCTCGCCAACACGACGTGATGGACGCCGATTGGAACGTTTCGCACATTACCCAAGAGAATCGCGATCGCGCCTGGAAACAACTGGGCACCAGCGGCAGCGGGAATCACTTTGTCGAGTTCGGGACCTTGACGCTCGACGCCGACGATCTCGGGTTGCAGGCGGGCACCTACTTGTCGTTGCTCAGCCATAGTGGATCGCGAGGCACCGGAGCGGCGGTTTGTGATTACTACAGCCGTGTGGCAAAACAAATGCATCCCGAACTTCCCCGCGAGCTCGTGAACCTAGCGTGGTTGGATCTTGATTCCCAAGCGGGTGCGGAATATTGGGCAGCAATGAATTTGATGGGCCAATACGCCGCCGCCAACCATGCCTGTATTCACCAAGCGATCGCCGAAAACTTGGGCGTCGAGGTTTTATTGGATATCGAGAATCACCACAACTTTGCCTGGAAGGAAACGCATGCGGGCGAAGAGTTAATCGTCCATCGCAAGGGCGCAACCCCCGCTGGCAAAGGGGTCCTGGGGATCATCCCCGGTTCGATGGGAACCCCCGGCTACGTCGTTCGTGGCAAGGGTGTCGAATCATCGCTCCAAAGTGCAGCGCATGGCGCGGGGCGAAAGATGAGCCGGACCGCCGCGAAACGTAAATTCCGATGGAACGAGGTCAAACGGTTCCTCGATCAACGCGGCGTGACGTTGATGTCGGCAGGACTCGACGAAGTCCCGATGGCCTACAAAGACATTGAAACGGTGATGGCAGCGCAACAAGATCTTGTGCAACCGATCGCTCGCTTTGACCCCAAGTTGGTGAAGATGGCCGAGGCGGGTGAACGTCCCGAAGACTAG
- a CDS encoding TIM barrel protein, with protein MTTPILLSGFADEAANEKLAVQQYSAFAALGLKYYSIRFVDAGEGIKNVMMLSDAEINHLVKMQSDYGLKVSSIGSPIGKVKLKDVDDGTANKFVPFDQYLKEDVARACDRAEAFGSKLIRGFAFYHPKGTKPEDHIDQVADQLSAIAEACDKRGLTFGLEVEGNLVGQSGRLLEAIAAKVNHPAMLTIFDAANIVTQGFTADETYGEYLAMKPSLGWLHIKDYHDPSPTGRIEHVDEASLSNFVPADVGDSGHEAIMRDLKGFLPELHKRMIARGADGVFMDLEPHVKGGGQFGGFSGPDGFGVALRGFCRVLDYVGIPYGLRSFEDIKAS; from the coding sequence ATGACAACTCCTATTTTACTAAGCGGATTTGCTGACGAAGCCGCCAACGAAAAACTTGCGGTCCAGCAATACTCGGCGTTCGCCGCACTGGGGCTGAAGTACTACTCGATCCGCTTCGTCGACGCTGGCGAGGGAATCAAGAATGTGATGATGCTCAGCGACGCCGAGATCAACCATTTGGTCAAAATGCAAAGCGACTATGGGTTGAAGGTCAGCAGCATCGGTTCGCCGATCGGGAAAGTGAAACTGAAAGACGTCGATGATGGCACCGCCAACAAATTCGTGCCATTTGATCAATACTTGAAAGAAGACGTTGCTCGCGCGTGTGATCGTGCCGAAGCGTTCGGTTCCAAGTTGATTCGTGGTTTTGCGTTCTATCACCCCAAAGGCACCAAGCCCGAAGATCATATTGATCAGGTCGCCGACCAATTGAGTGCGATCGCCGAAGCGTGCGATAAGCGTGGCCTCACTTTCGGTCTGGAAGTCGAAGGGAACCTCGTCGGCCAATCGGGACGATTGCTCGAAGCGATCGCGGCAAAGGTCAACCATCCTGCGATGTTGACGATTTTTGATGCTGCCAACATTGTCACCCAAGGCTTCACCGCCGATGAAACCTACGGCGAATACCTGGCGATGAAACCCAGCTTGGGTTGGTTGCACATCAAGGACTACCACGATCCATCGCCCACCGGCCGGATCGAGCATGTTGACGAAGCGAGCCTCAGCAACTTTGTTCCTGCGGACGTCGGTGACAGTGGACATGAAGCCATCATGCGAGATCTGAAGGGCTTCCTACCAGAGCTTCACAAGCGAATGATCGCTCGCGGTGCCGATGGAGTCTTCATGGACTTGGAACCGCACGTCAAAGGCGGCGGTCAATTCGGTGGTTTCAGTGGTCCCGATGGATTCGGCGTTGCCCTTCGAGGTTTCTGCCGCGTGTTGGACTACGTCGGAATCCCCTACGGTTTGCGCTCCTTCGAAGACATCAAAGCTTCGTAA
- the queF gene encoding preQ(1) synthase has protein sequence MNDSNHFRELLEVFDNPSPERNFTIQHHCPEFTSVCPKTGQPDYGTIIFTYVADQNCVELKSLKMYLQRFRNEGIFYEAITNRIMDDFVAVVKPRQATVESRWTPRGGLNSNIIVQYPDIPLA, from the coding sequence TTGAACGACTCAAATCATTTTCGCGAGCTTTTGGAAGTCTTTGACAATCCAAGCCCGGAACGAAACTTTACGATCCAGCACCATTGCCCCGAGTTTACTTCGGTTTGCCCTAAAACAGGCCAACCTGATTACGGAACCATCATCTTTACCTATGTGGCCGACCAAAACTGCGTCGAGCTGAAGAGTTTGAAGATGTATTTGCAACGGTTCCGCAACGAAGGAATTTTCTACGAAGCGATTACGAACCGAATCATGGACGACTTTGTCGCTGTCGTAAAGCCGCGGCAAGCGACCGTCGAGAGCCGATGGACCCCTCGGGGCGGTTTGAACAGCAATATCATCGTCCAATACCCCGATATCCCGCTCGCCTAA
- the alaS gene encoding alanine--tRNA ligase: MKTDELREKYLAFFESKGCVRKPSDVLVPTWDPSVLFTPAGMNQFKDHFLGKVKLDFTRATTCQKCLRTGDIDNVGRTAFHHTFFEMLGNFSFGDYFKEDAIRWAWEFLTDKKWLGIPGERLSVTVYKDDDEAFQYWNEKIGLPTSRISRMEEDENFWPASAPSEGPDGVCGPCSEIYYHLEDGSDVEIWNLVFTQFNRVGDPPNNLKPLPSKNIDTGMGLERTASVLQGVPTNFHIDNLFPIVQAASEVCGVKYEYESDNGRRLRRITDHARACVFAIHENVYPGPKDAKYVVKRLIRRAVLDGYQMDLRGPFLYQLVEAVAESAKVPYPELSATTKRVADVIEAEEKAFFGTIDGGMKRIGQLFEQMREESAVMVPGDEAAELNTTYGVPPELLQTLSAEQNFTFDWTGYRDAMHEHSIKSGAGQKELFQTGPLETLKEALRETPFLGYDSIESEAVVKGIITGVGGKGDDEGQLLSHLDRAGDAELRLVLNQSPFYGESGGQVGDVGVIRCDKFEFDVIDTQRHGGLIVHHGKLTRGEIHEGDVCTATVDQSQRDALSRAHSATHILHYALHKNVGDHAQQQGSKVEADRLRFDFTNQHAIDDETLVQIEKDVWAQIDAAQPIDWKTVPLAEAKTAGAMMLFGEKYPDPVRMVSMGGFSKELCGGTHLTNTQQVQAFEVVVEESVSAGTRRIEALTGERAESHRVQTRELLDHVAKTLGCRLPDAVAGTEQLFAEVRQLKKELSAGKPIEHSETFEVKKSDTPVNTDDYNAIRSAVREITRRLNVSIDDVVTRIEALLADRLGLVKELRQVTAGGKLSADDLIATAEMVGDSMLIVAETPGANPNVMRGWIDQIRKKSDKPTAVLLASIQGDKVLLVGGVSRELVDRGVKAGDWVGAAASVVGGGGGGRPDMAQAGGKDPEKLPAALEQAKVSMRQSLS; this comes from the coding sequence ATGAAAACTGACGAGCTGCGCGAAAAATACCTTGCCTTTTTCGAGTCCAAAGGGTGTGTCCGCAAACCGAGTGACGTTTTGGTTCCCACTTGGGACCCCTCGGTTTTGTTCACTCCGGCGGGGATGAACCAGTTCAAGGACCACTTTCTCGGCAAGGTGAAGCTCGATTTTACGCGGGCAACGACCTGCCAAAAATGCTTGCGCACGGGCGACATCGACAATGTCGGCCGGACCGCGTTTCACCATACGTTCTTTGAAATGTTGGGCAATTTCAGCTTCGGCGACTATTTCAAAGAAGACGCCATTCGTTGGGCTTGGGAATTTTTGACCGACAAGAAATGGCTCGGCATCCCAGGGGAACGCCTCAGCGTCACCGTTTACAAGGACGATGACGAAGCGTTTCAGTATTGGAACGAGAAGATCGGATTGCCGACATCGCGGATTTCGCGGATGGAAGAGGACGAAAACTTTTGGCCTGCCTCGGCGCCCAGCGAAGGGCCCGATGGCGTTTGTGGTCCGTGCAGCGAAATCTACTACCACCTCGAAGACGGCAGTGATGTCGAGATTTGGAACCTGGTCTTCACCCAATTCAATCGGGTCGGCGATCCGCCCAACAACTTGAAACCGTTGCCGAGCAAAAACATCGACACCGGAATGGGGCTGGAGCGGACCGCCAGTGTATTGCAGGGCGTGCCGACGAACTTCCACATCGACAACCTGTTCCCGATCGTCCAAGCGGCATCGGAAGTGTGCGGGGTGAAGTACGAGTATGAAAGCGACAATGGTCGCCGCTTGCGACGGATCACCGACCACGCGCGAGCATGTGTCTTTGCGATTCACGAAAACGTGTACCCAGGTCCCAAGGATGCCAAGTATGTCGTCAAACGTTTGATCCGCCGCGCCGTATTGGACGGTTATCAAATGGATTTGCGTGGTCCGTTTCTGTACCAATTGGTCGAAGCGGTGGCCGAGAGCGCCAAGGTTCCTTACCCCGAATTGAGCGCCACGACCAAACGGGTTGCGGACGTGATCGAGGCCGAAGAAAAAGCGTTCTTCGGAACCATCGACGGCGGCATGAAACGAATCGGCCAATTGTTCGAACAAATGCGTGAGGAATCCGCCGTGATGGTCCCCGGCGATGAAGCCGCGGAACTGAACACGACCTATGGCGTGCCCCCGGAATTGCTACAAACACTTAGCGCCGAGCAAAACTTTACCTTCGACTGGACCGGCTATCGCGACGCGATGCACGAGCATTCGATCAAGAGCGGTGCGGGCCAGAAGGAATTGTTCCAAACCGGACCGTTGGAAACGCTTAAAGAAGCGCTCCGCGAGACTCCGTTTCTCGGTTACGATTCGATCGAATCCGAGGCGGTCGTCAAAGGCATTATCACCGGCGTGGGCGGCAAGGGCGACGATGAAGGGCAATTGCTCAGCCATCTCGATCGCGCTGGCGATGCCGAGCTCCGCTTGGTCTTGAACCAATCTCCCTTCTACGGCGAATCGGGGGGGCAAGTCGGTGACGTTGGCGTGATCCGCTGTGACAAATTTGAATTTGACGTCATCGATACTCAACGCCACGGCGGTTTGATCGTGCACCACGGCAAACTGACACGTGGGGAAATCCACGAGGGTGATGTGTGCACCGCGACGGTCGATCAATCGCAACGGGACGCCTTGTCCCGCGCCCACTCTGCGACGCATATCCTGCACTATGCCCTGCACAAGAACGTTGGCGATCATGCGCAACAACAAGGCAGCAAGGTCGAAGCGGATCGTTTGCGATTCGACTTCACCAACCAACATGCGATCGATGATGAGACACTCGTCCAAATTGAAAAGGACGTGTGGGCTCAAATCGACGCGGCTCAACCAATCGATTGGAAAACCGTCCCCCTAGCGGAAGCAAAAACCGCAGGCGCGATGATGTTGTTTGGTGAGAAGTATCCTGACCCCGTACGCATGGTCTCGATGGGTGGTTTCAGCAAAGAATTATGCGGGGGAACGCACCTGACCAACACCCAACAAGTGCAAGCGTTCGAAGTGGTCGTCGAGGAAAGCGTCTCAGCAGGCACTCGCCGCATCGAAGCGTTGACCGGCGAACGGGCCGAATCGCATCGTGTCCAAACTCGCGAATTGCTCGACCATGTGGCAAAGACGCTCGGTTGTCGTTTGCCAGACGCGGTGGCCGGAACCGAACAATTGTTTGCGGAAGTGCGCCAGTTGAAAAAAGAACTTTCGGCAGGCAAGCCGATTGAACATTCCGAAACGTTTGAAGTCAAAAAATCGGATACGCCCGTCAACACGGACGATTACAACGCGATTCGTTCGGCGGTTCGCGAAATCACGCGACGTTTGAATGTTTCGATCGATGACGTCGTCACTCGCATCGAAGCGCTACTCGCGGATCGCTTGGGATTGGTCAAGGAACTTCGCCAAGTGACCGCGGGAGGAAAATTGTCAGCCGATGATTTGATCGCGACCGCAGAAATGGTGGGGGATTCGATGTTGATCGTAGCTGAAACGCCTGGTGCCAATCCGAACGTGATGCGGGGTTGGATCGATCAAATTCGCAAGAAGAGCGACAAACCCACCGCCGTGCTCTTGGCTTCAATCCAAGGCGACAAAGTGTTGTTGGTTGGCGGTGTCAGTCGCGAGCTCGTGGATCGCGGAGTGAAAGCGGGGGATTGGGTCGGCGCGGCGGCCAGTGTGGTGGGCGGCGGCGGCGGCGGTCGTCCCGACATGGCACAAGCCGGGGGCAAGGATCCTGAGAAGTTGCCCGCAGCGCTCGAGCAGGCCAAAGTCTCGATGCGCCAATCGCTGAGCTAA